TCAACATATTTCAGGTTAAGTCCCTTTTATTATTTAAGTATGATATTTAGATACAAAGTATGTCATATGCATACAAACTCAAGTCATATGCAGAAAAACTCAAGTGCTTGCATGTATTAGTGGGTCATATCTATACATAAACAAGAAAAAATTGTTCGTATAAATTAGAGTTAGTTTACATTTACCGCGTTGTGTTTCTAAAGTTTGACTTTACCCCTTGCGttactttatttttaaaaacaagCTTTTTATGTAGGTATTTTTATGTACGCGTTGGTATAAATTTAAAGTTGGTTTATGTTTAGACATCAACTTTTCCTTGGAAATGAGTCAGCTCaagtataatacgttttcgtgcttaaTTTATATACTTTTCCAGTTGATCTACTTTTCTACATTAAATTTTCATTCGActatataaattcgagttactctATATTTCTACCCCTAACAACGCAAGACAAGTAATATTACAATTATACTTCGCTACTACAGTACACACCGACGAACAATTCGCACCCCTCATCACTGCTCGAGGCTACTCTCGCTATCGCCGCTCACCGCCGCAATCGTCTTCTTGCTTGGTATGAAGTTTTAATTACACATTTACTCCGCGGCGGAGCACGGGCCCTCTTCCTCGTTAACTCTTAATAATATAtagattttatttaataaatagtAAAATAAATCTATCTTGTTAATATAAAACATGATTAAACCATTAATAAAGATGGACTCGTAACTCTCATAAATTATGGCACAATATGCATTTCAATAATTCAAATTAAGTGTAATGTATTATTTTATGTTAATTATGGCACAATATGCATTTCAATAATTCAAATTAAATGTAATGTATTATTTTATGTACCATGCACAATTTAAATGGTCACCATAAAAATCACGGAGTAGAGTAGAGGGCTTCTATCCAGATGTGTCAAGTAGTATAGTAAAAGTGACACTTTCCAATTTGTTAGGGATTCTACCGCTTTGATGGACATTGGTGTAGATTTATATGTAGGTTTCCTGGGTGTTGAGTTAGCCGTTCAACACACACATATCAAACAAATGATTATCATCGAAGGTCTATTCCGTCGGAAATCATTTGGCGAAAACAGTTACAAAAGTTAAATCGTCGTTGATACTTCATCAAGAATATGGTCGTTGGTAATTTGGATTCTAACGGATTACCAACAACTGTTTTAACGACAGTTTCCCCAAAGACGACACCAGACGTgtgcaacacacacacacatatatatatatatatatataggattaggttcaagagtgaacactgcTGTATTTGCAAACTGAGcaaactaatcctggccatacacgtgtgtaaatcaatgattaggatttgttcactcagttcgcaaatacactagtgttcactctagaactccaccctatatatatatatatatatatatatatatatatatatatatatatatatatgggaccgctaaaatgagaaccacctcgagttgtaagaaccgtgagaactacaccgtacggggcgaggtggaccaaaatttttttcataaacgtagatgcatgtattataaacacatttgtaaagaaaaattcaaaaaaaattgtcgtgtgtgtagttttgagcaccacaagtttgtgtttacgtgtaccgtaaatcttaccggaaaagttacggtacccgtaaacacaaacttgtggtactcaaaactacacacacgacatttttttttaatttttttttacaaatgtttttataatacacgcatctacgtttatgaaaaaaaatatttggttcacctcgccccggatcaaaaagttctcacggttcttacaactcgaggtggttcttattttagcgcaattctatatatatatatatatatatatatatatatatatatatatatatatatatatatataggagaaggatccgttagaaaCTACCCTTTATTGCGAGACCTGCGAAAACCAATTTGTACACAACCAAAAAtatctaaaaaatctaaaaaacacacaatttatatttttttttcgggggggggggtaggtttttttaggttttgagTGGTGGTGTAGTGAGTTTATTTTGTGgtgttcacattagttctcgcaataaaggtggttctcgcatgaaccctatatatctatactactttaataaatatatgtgaaggacaagatggtaattgaacaaggtgttgaaaaaacacttaatgcacaatgtacaactgttaaggcacaagaaaacacaaacccttttaccctttacaaggttATACATCTGTCGTCCAATTGTTTAACTTTCTCACAAGGATCAAgatcgggaccgtccatttgacttcacacggatcaccatatgctttctctctcaatgctcacacatctcacaaaacaacatcagatcttctctctctcttctctctctcttctcggcgatctagggtttcatgagatctatcaccagatccgtttgaatctatcaccagatccgtttgatgagcagatctagggtttcatgagatgtatcacaagctttatctggcaagggatccacagatttgaacaagggatccgtttgatgttctgataagttgcaatgagtgttatatatcttaccatgttcttttgtgattcttacttttcaggtgaagcggttgacggatgttcgaaggacgaaatctgaggtttgcgaaggattttcgcatgtgttttgtgatgaatcgactcaggttaggttctaaatgttgatttatctttaatcttgatgtagatttgttagtagatgcggttatttcaaattaggttgaaagttttgtgatatttgaatttgtatttttggtgatgatagttaggttaatttcagatatgacatagtgaaaggataaattgtttttgtagttttgattttactttgttctgttatattttgatcttttccttcatttttgggactgataagtgtcatggttttgtgataattatgatatttaggtcatttagatatggaatagtgaaaagatagattgttatgtatttttgattttagtttgttctgtgggatgctcgatgagcagatctagggtttcatgagatgtatcacaagctttatctggcaagggatccacagatttgaacaagggatccgtttgatgttctgataagttgcaatgagtgttatatatcttaccatgttcttttgtgattcttactttttaggtgaagcggttgacggatgttcgaaggacgaaatctgaggtttacgaaggattttcgcatgtgttttgtgatgaatcgactcaggttaggttctaaatgttgatttatctttaaacttgatgtagatttgttagtagatgcggttatttcaaattaggttgaaagttttgtgatatttgaatttgtatttttggtgatgatagttaggttaatttcagatatgacatagtgaagggataaattgtttttgtagttttgatttcactttgttctgttatattttgatcttttccttcatttttgggactcataagtgtcatggttttgtgataattatgatatttaggtcatttagatatggaatagtgaaaagatagattgttatgtatttttgattttagtttgttctgtgggatgctcgatgagcagatctagggtttcatgagatgtatcacaagctttatctggcaagggatccacagatttgaacaagggatccgtttgatgttctgataagttgcaatgagtgttatatatcttaccatgttcttttgtgattcttacttttcaggtgaagcgtttgacggatgttcgaaggacgaaatctgaggtttacgaaggattttcgcatgtgttttgtgatgaatcgactcaggttaggttctaaatgttgatttatctttaatcttgatgtagatatGTAAATTTTCATTGATTTTGATATGCAGGTTGTTCCTGGATTTGGGCAAGCCGTTTTGCGATCTAATGTTGAATCGCCCTTTCTGAGTACAAAGCGTTGTTTGTTATAACATATAGGTAATCTTAGAAAGTACCTTGTAATGCTAATTAAGTGGTGTTTGTTTCAGACCATACCCTTTTAGCGATCTAATGTTTTACCTTCtttatttagttgtttatttgtttttaatgACTTTGTCATATTGGTTTCTTTAGTTAtttatttgttcttttttttgACAGGTAGTTCGACATGTAGGGACTGATTATTATTAGTCATCGTGGTCTAATAGGCCGATTCGAGGCAAACGGCTCACTTATAAAAAGAGTTAAAGCCTGATTTGCCAAATGATATCCTTAAAAGGGACCTGCAGTTTATGTAACACCCAAGCTATGACAGGTCATCATTCCAACGAGCTATCTTAGCAACCCAGTGTTAAAGGTCTTCCTTTTAAAAGGTCGAAGAACAGTTCAGGCTTGACCATAGATGCGGTCTCACCATCCCATGTCAGATTCAAGAACAGTTCAGGTATGTCACTCGCAACTCGCAAGGAAACCTTTTTTTAGGATCTGAATTTAATTAGTTATACCTTTGGTTAACGACTGTCACGATCACTATTATTACAGAACAAGCTCACTCCGATCTTCTGGCTGCCGGAGAAAGTGTATCTGCTTGGAGAGTCTCGGAATCGGCTTTGGTGACGCTGAACGCTGCTTCATTCGAATCGATGGGGGCTTCATATGCAGAATGTTCCCTCACTTAGTGGTCTCATGCTCACTCAAGCAGAGGTAAAGTAAAGtttatcatcattcatcaattttcttttctttttttttagaataaaggtttttatatttgcaacttgacaaaatgtgatttatattaaatttattttaagttaatagtgtactggttataactaatatcaaatctttactaatacttgatttctttttatgatggttgactttgcgAGAACTAACGGAGCATTAGTGTCAAGAATGGGCTGAGATTCGAATTCAGTCGGTTTTTCGCTCTTTTTTGGTAATTTCTAAGCCTTgaatattaatttttaacatgcTATGCTACTGAGAGAATATAAACTTGACTATATTTTGTGTTTTGATATGATATAAAACTTGATGCTTTGATCGAGATTGGGTACCTAACTGATGTTAAACATCATGCTCATATTGGTTGGGATATAAGTTTTgtcatttcttttgttttttttatgcttttgttttttttatgcttttgttttttttatgctttttgtttttgttttatgatgtgttttgttatttttatgcttTTTGTTTTTTAACTGATGTTAACCCATTTGACTTATGCTACAGACAAAAAGGGATGCCAAAAGCAGGGAAGTACAATCTACAGGAAAAAGCAACACTTTACTTTTGtgtgaaagacagcttgcttgctgcagtctctataataTATCAACACTCTTCCATACACTGTTTGAAAGACAGCACTGTTTGAAACACAGCATGCTTGAAAGACAGCATGCTTGCTTCAGTCTCTATAAATAATTCAGAGATATCTACACTCTActcacactttacaaactctcaactacactcaactgaAATTGTAAGTTTATCTCAGTTGAATAATCCTACTTTCAAAACATCAACTTAACAACTTCTATTTACTTCGATTTCAGAATATATCAACTCTTTGCATTCGGATCTTGCGTTGTTTCTCGGCTCTCACATCAAGGTTTTAAAATTTTTGTCGGCTTTTCACATCTCCCTCTTGCATTGTTGTAAGTTCTTTCaaatatgacatagtgaaaggataaattgtttttgtagttttgattttactttgttctgttatattttgatgttttccttcatttttgggactgatatgtgtcatggttttgtgataattatgatatttaggtcatttttggggatgataagtgttgtagttcaatgaaaattatgatagttaggtcaattttagatatggaatagtgaaaagatagattgttatgtactttttattttagtttgttctgtgggatgttttgatatattttttcatttttcgggatagtgaaaggataaattgtttttgtagttttgattttactttgttctgttatattttgatgttttccttcatttttgggactgatatgtgtcatggttttgtgataattatgatatttaggtcatttttggggatgataagtgttgtagttcaatgaaaattatgatagttaggtcaattttagatatggaatagtgaaaagatagattgttatgtactttttattttagtttgttctgtgggatgttttgatatattttttcatttttcgggatagtgaaaggataaattgtttttgtagttttgattttactttgttctgttatattttgatcttttccttcatttttgggactgatatgtgtcatggttttgtgataattatgatatttaggtcatttttggggatgataagtgttgtagttcaatgaaaattatgatagttaggtcaattttagatatggaatagtgaaaagatagattgttatgtactttttattttagtttgttctgtgggatgttttgatatattttttcatttttcgggatagtgaaaggataaattgtttttgtagttttgattttactttgttctgttatattttgatcttttccttcatttttgggactgatatgtgtcatggttttgtgataattatgatatttaggtcatttttggggatgataagtgttgtagttcaatgaaaattatgatagttaggtcaattttagatatggaatagtgaaaagatagattgttatgtactttttattttagtttgttctgtgggatgttttgatatattttttcatttttcgggATGATAAGTGTTGTGGTTATATGATAGTTATGATAGGTAGGTCAATTTTAGACATGGAATAGTGAAAAGGATaaattgattttgcagttttgattttagtttgttttGTGATATTTTGGATATTTCATCATtattgggactgataagtgtcatggttatatgataattatgatatttaggttaGTTTTGGATATGTAATAGTGAGAAGATAAGATGTTCTTACTGGTCAGTGTCTTGGTTATATGATAATTATGATAATTACTTTTGTATGATAGATTATATTTATGTGAGGTGTAACATTTGACCTTAATTAAACACTCACAAAGCTGATTGTTATAGTAATTATGTGTATGTGTTCATGTATTAcaggaattttttttaaaacaatactgtattcaaaacaaaatattATTAGGTATTGCAAACTATACTGGGTTTTTAGATCCAGATttgcatttaaaaaaaataaaaaccgtTACACAGTTGCAATAATATTTAGGGTGTGGCTAAATGCACCTTCATTTTTACTGTTTATACCTCCCtttctaaaaatattatttttataatttttttaaattccaCCCTTGTATCTTCTGTTTTTTGAAAATAAGATCAAACAAAACTCCAACTTATTATTATTCAAAGGAATTGCTACTCCCAAAACTCCGACTAATATTCAGACTTTTCCGTTCAAGTTTTCCGACTAATATCCCTATTATTCCTTAATAttcaaaaatagaaaatataaGATTGGAACACCTAAAAATAGTTGAGTAAATTTAAAAGAACAAAAAGATTTTAAATGACTTTATTAAAACAACTGAAGAAATTTGTGACCACTGTTACTCGAGTTTTTTCTTACTATCTAATATTACAAAACCATTCACCAATGACCAAACTGATGGGAGGTTTTTATTATCTAATTTCACCAAACAACCTCTaggttattaaaaaaatattggtTTAACCCTTTAATGTTTGCTGATGATGATGTGGATTTCTTATTTTATATGTtttcttttaacatttaaaaCACGTGGTAAAAATAAAACGCCGTTTTGATTATATACATGAGATGAAACTTGCATAGAATATTTCAATAAAGAGAAAAAAATAGGGATATTTCGTAATACAAATTAACCATGACCAGATTTGATACAAACTGAATGTGTGTTTATCGAAAATTCTATACAAACTGAATTCGTATTTGTTTAACCTTTTGTAATTGATATTATCCCATGATTATATCTCCTATTGATATTATCCCATGATTATATCTCCTATTGAAAATCTACATTTTCAGTCACACGTTTTCGCATGAGATATGATCATATGTCATCTTCACAATTTTCAAAGATTACAATTTTATATGATCGGATAACAACTTTACACCTCATAATTTATAAAGGAAAAAACATCACATCAAATAAAGAGAAAACATTTactaaaattaatatattattttacTGTTACATGAGTTTTTTTAAAGTTAATTAAGGATTAATAACACGCAAGATatggtttattttttttaaagttatattACTATTACAAGATAAGGTTTATTTTTTTAAAGCTTTCTGCACTCTACATGCctagaaatttcagaaaatggTTTTGGACAAGTTGTATTATCCCTATAGGTGTCGTCCCTATAGGGGTTTTTTCTTATAGTACAAAGCGATAGAATACTTAGTGGTACAACATAATCTTCCGTTAACAACATTAGTTTCTAACCATATAAGTCTAAAAAGTAAGTAGTCAAATAAATTGGATACTCTAAATTCAAGTATTATCTATttgtctttttgtatttttcagttTACAAATCACTCCAAACACATATCAATTGAGAGGTATGGGCGGTGGTTATCCAATTCCCGTTGAATCACTAGGATCAACAAACCATGGACGATCATCCGATCGCCATTTAAACCTTCCTGATTCAAACCCTCTAACTTCAAACCCACCTCCGGTGTCAACCCCACCTCCGGTTTTAACCCCATCTTCGGTTTCAACCCCACCTCCATTGGCAAACCCTGAATATGATGATCCATTTGGTTGGACGGATGAAGAGTTGAATTGGGCGTATGACTATACCTTCGCTCAACTACAATTTGGTGGACTACAAGTTGAGGGGTGCCATCGTCCGGTGCCAAACACTCCTATACTTCCTATGCATCCTCCACCTTCAAACCCCCCTTATGTGGAAAACTACAGTCAAACACAAGAACTACCGACCTGGGCTGAAGGGTACGAAACTGACCCTGGGGCGGTTTACGAACCACCATTGGATGAAAAAATGGTTTGGGAACCTTAGAACAACTTTTATGATGattgtagtttttttttctcgAATTAGTTTGAATCTTAATTATGTAACTTTTAATTATGTAttagtttaaatttaaatttgttgctgtttaattttaatcatgttttagtttaaattttatttctggagtttttatttttttagttaactAATATTGAACACTTAATAGGATATGTCTGATCATTTTTCCGTTGAAGAATTTTCATCATTGACAAATGATAGAGCATGGTATAATATAATCTTTGTTAAGGTGGAGTTTATTTGGCATGACGTCGATGGAAAGAGATTAGTGGTTATATTTCTTGATCAACACGTAAGAacattattttaatttactttGTGTTATACGAGTAAGCGTTTTTCCACCACTAAATTTCTTTTCATTTTAGAGACAAAAAATTGTTGCGTTCGTCCCACAAAATTTGATACACAAATATAATGACGCGTCATTGATGGGTGGTTTTTTTTCGTTGAATCATTTCCAAATTGAGAATCTCAACTATCTTGAGTCCCCAAAGTACCAGAATTACGTGTTAGTTTGGTCCGAGAAGAAAATTGTCATCAACGAATATACAAAGCTTTCTTCACTTATGCTTACGATTCCAAGGGGTGCTTCTTTATATCCATTGGTCCCTTCCATTATAGAATTGAAGCATGACAGGAGACCTCAAATGGATATTGTTGGTACATATTAATTCTCTATCtataatttttattaaatatataaaactttatatatgGTCTATACGATTTGACTGATTTGGTTTTAGATGTGGTTGGGAGAATAATAGAAGGCAAACGTGATCGATGTTGTTTTGAACTTTCTCTTCAAGATAAGACGtacgttattatttattattaacatATTACAAACATAATATTTACGTTATATGtaagaaaatattattattagaaGAACTTTAACCCAAAATCGTAATATACAGTGGTCACACAATACAATTGTTTTTGTCTGCCCTGAAGCCTTCCGATGTTATACGTTCCATTCGAGCCGTGCAACAAAGGTCTATCATATATGTATCACGTCTCAAGTTGGTTCATCTACCAGATAGTATGTTATGCTTTACACATGAACATTCTAATAATTAGTTAGATCTAATGGCTCATGtagtttaataaaagttatattttatttgttatttcagTTAATATTTTGAAGTCTACGGAGTTGAGTACGATTACGTACGAACCGGATATGGTCGAGGCACGGGATATGTAAATTATGGATCGTTATCCAATTTGTGTTTAAGTTAGAAACATTTggtgttgttatttgtttagttgtTGAATATTAAAGTCTCTCTTGGTGTTTCGTGTTTTGCTTTTTGTTTCCCTCATATTGATGTAATTGTAGAAGTATGCTTTTTGTTTCACCAAGGTATAATCTTCTTAGATTGGACAACTAAATAATCATTATCtgtattaaacgaaggtataACCATGGCTGACCTTCCTACTCATACAATCGTGTTTGAGATATTAACGAGGCTGCCAGCAAAGGATGTAGGTCGTTCTAAGAGTGTATGTAAGCAATGGTATGCGTTATTGTCAACACAAGATTTCGTAAGGATACATTGTTCTCGCTCAGTAGTTTCATCTAACCAGAGAGTTCTACTAATTGACGACCTAACGTGCTCTGTTCGTCCAATCATCTCTAATAACAATGACTATGGTCCAAGCTCAATAGTTACATTTCCATTCCATCACCAAAATAATGATGTCTCAATACTTTCACATTTGAACGGATTGTTGTGTGTTTGCTTGAATCATACATACGAGCTGcttctttggaatccaacaacTACTGCTTTCAAGCGTTTGTCAACCCCTGATTCTCATGGATTCTATATAAATAACCTTGATGCCATTGGTTTGTACGTTGACGCTGACGATGATTACAAGGTCTTGCATATAAAGCGTAGGAGTGGTGTACTTGGTGTCTATGTTTATTCTAGGGAAGTAGACTCTTGGAGAAATATTCCTTTCATAACAAGACAAGAGTACCTAAGCCCTCATTTCAATTGGTCAGCTGGCACATTTTGTGGTGGTACTCTATATTTCACTGTTTGCGAATGTTGGATTGGAGGTACGAATGTGGTGATTTGTTTTGATGTTAATTCGGAGCAGTTCAAGGAGATAAGCTTTCCACCCGTTCCTTCTAATGGAATGGTTCAAGGTGTTTTAGTTAATGTAAAAAATGTGCTTCACATGTTTGCTAGCACTGGCATGTTTGAGATGACAATTGACCTATGGACACTACAAGGGGATTACTGGATTAAGGTCTTATCATGTCCTCCGATCCCCCCGATATCATTGTCATTGTGGTGCGATATAACACATTATGTGACAAATGGTAATTGGTTTGTGATGACTAAATTAGGGAAGTTGTTTACAATTGAAATGGATATGAAGCCCTTCAAATGTTTTTATCCCGTTTCTTGGTTTCGAGGTTTTAAGGGTGCGGTGTTTGTGCAGACCATTGTTTCACCAAGTATTTAGATTGGCTTTCACTTAATGTTATCATTATGTATGTCAATGTTTTAAGGATTTGTGTTTTTTTCTCTAAGTCATGATATTCCGTTTAAGTCATGTGTTTTAATGTTATCATTATGTATTTCAATGTTATCCTTCGGTTTGTTTTTCTCTAAGTTATGTGTTGGAATGTTGTTATGATTTGAGAATTTCATCATCTATGATAACTCTCTTTTATTTAATTTGCAAGGTATTTGTCATTTTATCAATTTACAATGACTAATGGACTCTCAAACCCTCGAAATCATGCTTCTAGCTCGAGTGCATCTACTAAAGCTGAAAAACGAAAAGAGTATCAAAAAAGATACTATGCTGCACGCAAAGAAAATAACAAAGTATCTAAATTTGGGAGTGGTGATGCCCCCCAAAGTGCTTCATCAATATCTTTAATGAATAATAGGTCAACAGAAAGGACACCGTTAAGAAGTTTACAAACTAATATTACTCAATTTCCACAAACAACAAATGAGAACGCCTCAAGTGTTTCTACTACAAAATGCAAGGAGTACAATGAAGGATGTTCTAATACACCAAACGATAATGGAATGCGTATTTCAAATGGCAGTCAAGTCAACCAAACCCCGATAGATGATGTAATTGACGTAGTCAGGCATAGAACATCACGAGGTTTCTATTTATTTAACAAAGATTTCTTTTTCGAACTTGACAtcttttacaaccttcattactTAATACaccaatttttttaggtattcAAATTCATCCGCGTACTTTATTACCCCAATTTGCTGAAGTAGTTGATCAACCTTCCCTCCAACATGGGAGCGTAGAAGATGATCCTTATAATTTTGTTTACAATGGTGTACCTGGAGAGCATCGTGTTTTAAAGGAACGAGGCGCATGTCCTAATTGTGGAGCAAAACGATTTCAATTTGAATTTGATACCTTTTGTTGTATGAGTGGGAAAACCGTGTTAGCAAACTTAGAAATTCCAGAGGAATTGTACCGACTTTTCACGTCTCAAGATGAAATTGGAGATTTGTTTAGGCAAAACATCCGTGCTTATAACACCAATTTTTCTTTTGCCTCAATGGGTGTGACATTGGATGATACATTGAACAATATGAGAGACGGCGTATATACTTTTCGTGCACATAAAGGAATATATCACAGAATCGACCAATTAGTTCCGAGGGATGGGACTCCTAGGTACTTGCAGTTGTATTTTTACGATCCTGATACTGAGTTAGATCACAGACTCCGATGGCCAAATCTTGATCGGCGTATTACTCAGATTTTAACACGCGTTCTTTCTACAAACCCATATGTCGATACATTTAGAAGACTTGCGGAACTAGGACCTCTGGACAACTATAGAGTCACTTTGAATACTTCGGTTGAACTTGACCAAAGGGTGTACAACCGACCAACGACATCGGaggtatatataatatattatattaattgCAATTATTTAATATAATTGCTTATTTTACTTACTTATAGTTCACAATTATATAGGTTGCTGGTATTTGGGTTGAAGGTAATGACAATATCACTTCGTATAAACGAAGTATTGTAGTGTACGGTAGGTCTGAATATAGACAAACTATTCAGCCGTACTTCAGTTGTTACGATCGATTGTCGTATCCTTTATTTTTTCCTAATGGTGAGTCGGGTTGGCATGCTAACATACCACGTCAAGGAGTATCAATCAATGAGGTTCGCAACAATGACAACATCGAAGGAGAAATGGAAGGTACCAACAATTTGTTATCCTTTTTAAGTGAAGATCATAAAAATAGCGTAATgcgttttatttttattaactgtttgttTTTAATACATCTTCATCGTTCAGAGGCTAACACACGAAGTGGTAGAACAACCGTGGCTATGCGAGAGTACTACTGTTACAAGTTCCAGATTCGATCTACCGATAATGTGCTTTTGTTCGGTGGTAGGCTGCTACAGCAGTTTGTGGTTGATGTTTACATCAAAATTGAGACGTCACGCT
The Helianthus annuus cultivar XRQ/B chromosome 6, HanXRQr2.0-SUNRISE, whole genome shotgun sequence genome window above contains:
- the LOC110945046 gene encoding putative F-box only protein 15 translates to MADLPTHTIVFEILTRLPAKDVGRSKSVCKQWYALLSTQDFVRIHCSRSVVSSNQRVLLIDDLTCSVRPIISNNNDYGPSSIVTFPFHHQNNDVSILSHLNGLLCVCLNHTYELLLWNPTTTAFKRLSTPDSHGFYINNLDAIGLYVDADDDYKVLHIKRRSGVLGVYVYSREVDSWRNIPFITRQEYLSPHFNWSAGTFCGGTLYFTVCECWIGGTNVVICFDVNSEQFKEISFPPVPSNGMVQGVLVNVKNVLHMFASTGMFEMTIDLWTLQGDYWIKVLSCPPIPPISLSLWCDITHYVTNGNWFVMTKLGKLFTIEMDMKPFKCFYPVSWFRGFKGAVFVQTIVSPSI